In the genome of Coregonus clupeaformis isolate EN_2021a chromosome 1, ASM2061545v1, whole genome shotgun sequence, one region contains:
- the LOC121583295 gene encoding protein phosphatase 1 regulatory subunit 3C-B → MPGPVMPVDIAMRMYITHSPPLRSFLSSYENLRVKNRENHYKPLRPCISSQRPLEAQKSPKITIKIPKGKKRVVFADSKGMSLTAIHVFSKFDEKPMLSDLQFDLTDLENDTMELKISTMRSLALDFPQPAADYLAFRNRLLKNSVCLENCTLKERSLTGTVKVRNLGFEKSVQVRLTVDSWKTHKDIDCTFINSVYSCQDTDTFTFVFELPSYVPPYNRVEFCIYFKSKDQVFWDNYDGENYMLKPIGWNGEDVQTLAKNIVERKKPAEHKNGNKLLEMEFDQFGSPRLLSGLFPGWQSWGRIENGANYW, encoded by the coding sequence ATGCCGGGCCCTGTTATGCCTGTAGATATTGCTATGCGGATGTACATCACACACTCTCCACCTCTCCGGAGCTTCCTCAGCTCCTATGAGAACTTGAGGGTCAAGAACCGGGAAAACCACTACAAGCCCCTCCGGCCCTGCATTAGCTCCCAAAGGCCCTTGGAGGCCCAGAAGAGCCCCAAGATCACCATAAAGATCCCCAAGGGCAAGAAGAGAGTGGTCTTCGCCGACTCCAAAGGCATGTCCCTCACAGCCATCCACGTCTTTTCAAAGTTTGATGAAAAGCCCATGCTGTCCGACTTACAATTTGACCTTACAGACCTGGAGAATGACACCATGGAGCTGAAGATCAGCACCATGCGAAGCCTGGCACTGGACTTCCCCCAACCCGCTGCAGACTATCTGGCCTTCCGGAACCGGCTGTTGAAGAACTCTGTGTGCCTGGAAAACTGCACACTGAAGGAGAGGTCACTCACAGGCACTGTGAAAGTCCGAAACCTTGGCTTTGAGAAATCTGTCCAGGTCCGGTTGACCGTTGACTCATGGAAAACCCACAAAGACATTGACTGCACCTTCATTAACAGTGTCTACAGCTGCCAGGACACAGACACATTCACCTTTGTCTTTGAACTGCCCAGTTACGTGCCTCCTTATAATAGAGTCGAATTTTGCATATACTTCAAGAGCAAAGACCAGGTTTTCTGGGACAATTATGATGGGGAAAACTACATGCTCAAACCCATTGGGTGGAATGGAGAGGATGTGCAAACACTGGCCAAAAACATTGTTGAGCGTAAGAAACCAGCAGAGCACAAGAACGGCAATAAACTACTGGAGATGGAGTTTGACCAGTTTGGAAGTCCCCGTTTATTAAGTGGACTCTTTCCTGGGTGGCAAAGCTGGGGCAGAATTGAGAATGGTGCTAACTACTGGTGA